The following are encoded together in the Ranitomeya imitator isolate aRanImi1 chromosome 4, aRanImi1.pri, whole genome shotgun sequence genome:
- the LOC138674277 gene encoding uncharacterized protein, with the protein MWVHPLVADRTEKGHFYVLYNDLRRYPEKCISFCRLPIMAFDRLLTVMRKSISAEERLLITLRFLATGESYTSLHLQFRVGKSTISNIVRCTCTVIWQKLQPMVMPSPTEETWLQVATGFQSVANFPNCIGAVDGKHVRVQQPPRSGSRFFNYKKYFSVVLMAVADAHYKFVAIDVGAYGSTGDSRVLRTSQIGMQILRDGGTLPAPRPLPGSTHPVPFVMVSDEAFPLTTTLLRPYPRRGLDARRRIFNYRLSRARRYVECTFGIMTSQWRIFHTAIQLDTDTVDAVIKACCVLHNYAREYNTDVDVEYQQPVFNPVVNGGLGRPSNSGVRVRESFTDYFMSPEGAVHWQYSCAGVEQPDQQRRMHLH; encoded by the exons atgtgggtgcacccgcttgtagcagaccgaactgagaaggggcacttttatgtgctgtacaatgatttgaggag aTATCCTGAAAAATGTATCTCTTTTTGTCGGCTACCAATTATGGCATTTGACAGACTGCTCACAgtgatgaggaagtccatctctgcagaggaaaggctgctcatcaccttgcg atttttggccacaggagagagctatacatccctgcacctccaatttagagttggtaaatctaccatctctaacattgtgaggtgtacatgtaccgtcatctggcagaagttgcagcccatggtgatgccttccccaaccgaggagacttggctgcaggttgccacaggctttcagtctgtggccaatttcccaaactgcataggtgcagtcgatggtaaacatgtaagggttcagcagccaccacgatcaggatcacgcttctttaattataagaagtatttttcagtggtcctgatggcggtggctgatgcccattacaaatttgttgccattgacgttggtgcctatggtagtactggggattctcgggtgttgcgaacgtcacagattgggatgcaaattcttcgagatggcggcacgctcccagccccaagacctttgccgggctccacacatccagtgccctttgtgatggtatcggatgaggcgtttcccttaacgacaaccctgctgcgcccatacccacgaaggggactggatgcccgacggaggatttttaattatcggctgagtcgtgcacgcagatatgtggaatgcacctttgggatcatgactagtcagtggaggatctttcacactgccattcagttggacacagacaccgttgatgctgtgataaaggcttgctgtgtactccacaactatgctcgtgagtacaacactgacgtagatgtggagtaccagcagccagtatttaatccagtggtcaacgggggtctgggcaggccgtccaactcgggtgtgcgtgtgagagaatccttcactgactactttatgagtccagaaggtgccgtgcactggcaatactcctgtgctggtgttgagcagcctgaccagcagagaaggatgcatctacactga